The following nucleotide sequence is from Halobacillus mangrovi.
AGATAATTGTTTATTTCATTCTGAAAATTTTTATATTATAATGAAGGAAGATACAGATATTAGAAAGGGGATTCTTTCATGATGACCACTACTAAGGTTCAACCACTTTTGGTCAATTATAAAACACTCGAGGAATTTAAACGATTTAAAGAATACGGAAATCAAGAGCTTACAATGCTTGAAGATCTTGAAAGCAATATCGTTGAGAACGATAGCGAATCGCCTTTTTTCGGCATCTATTATGGAAGCGCTTTAGTTGCGCGTATGAGTTTATACCGCGTGAAAGCCAAGTACGACAACTACTTTCAACCGCCTCAAGATTATTTGGAACTCTGGAAACTAGAAGTTCTTCCTGATTACCGGGGTCAAGGCTTTGGTAAAGCATTGGTAGAATTCGCTAAAAGCTTCAACCTCCCAATTAAAACTAACCCTCGTATCAATTCTCATGATTTCTGGGAAAAAATGGGCTTTCAAAAAGCTCACTATGATGTAGAGCGTGACTTAAGCGAGAATCCATTGATCTGGATGCCGACAGGTGTAGAGGAAAGAGATGTCAACGCATAAAAATAAACAAACGAATGAGGCCGCTACGCATCGTAGTGGCCTTATTTATGCGCCTCATTTAATTTTCAATACGTACTAGTATTAGTTCGAGTAATGCCATCCTTTAGAAAGCTAGCCCATTATATGAGAGTTCTAGCCAGGGAGAAGACATAAAGTTTAGGACAATTGTTCTGCCTTTCCTTAAATAGGGCTTTTATGCCTTTCTTTTACCCAGTGGACGAGTTTATCCATTTCGTTCCAGGCTTGCTCCCACTGCTTTAATTGATCTCTTAATTTCCGATTGTCTTCATCTAGTTTCTTCAATTGATATTCAAGCTTTTGCTTCCCGTTATCCTCAAATTGCTTCACTTTCATTTCTTTTAAGAAGGAAATTGCTGCGTCGATGGACATAGGGGAATCTTCAGTAGTAGATGAAGCTGAAAACACGGTTCGTTTCTCTTTTCGGTTTTGTTTCGCTTGCTGTATTTCTTCGTGGTATTCTTTTCTTACTGTTGCATTCCACCTGAAACCGCAAGCAGCGGGCGTCCTCCGCAGTTTCTCCGCCACTTCTTGGAATGCTTCTAACTGGGTTTTACCTTCTTGTATATATTTCAACACGGTCTGAGCCAGCAGGAGATCTTCCTCTTCCTTCCAGGCGTCTTGTCTAGGGGCATCCATACCATCCCTCCTCTATCGTTTGTTTATAGTTATGCAGGAACGATGGTTGATAGAATCCTATTCTTTAGTTTTTTCTCTTATCCATAAACTTTTGAACTGCCTCTTTATGAGCATCTGATTCCCACAGATGGGAGCATTGCTGAACTTCCTCTTCCATCTTTTGGGATAAGTCTTGTGAAAAAAGATAAGCGGTATATTGTTTTTTGAACCATTTCATTTGTTCTGGAGTCTTATTTAAAAAAGACTGGATCATATCCATTGATTTCAGTTGGTTTACAGTAACCATCTTATGTAACCATCCGATACGATACGCTTGCTTGGCAGGATACATATTTGCTTCCATTAACCAGTGAGCTGCAGCATTTGGATGGATACGAGAATAAAGCAAGACACCTCCACCCCATCCTGGAGTAATTCCTAGGTTCGCCTGTACGAAACCAAAAGAAGCAGATTCCACACCATAACGAAAGTCGCACGCCGTTGCAAGTTCACATCCGCCTCCTCTCGCTTGTCCATTTAACAGAGCAATCGTCGGCACAGGAAGCGTAGCCAATTCGAACAGAACTACCTTCATAGGATGCAGTACACGGTAGGCTTCTTCAGCATTCATATCAGCATGCAGTTCCGTTAAATCACCCCCCGCACAAAAGGCCCTCTCCCCCTCACCTGTAAGCGTAAGGAATTTAATATCCTTTGTCTCTTTTACCTTTTGAAGAGCCTTGTAGAGCTCCTCAGTCATCTGTTTTGATACACTATTTAATTTCTCAGTTCTGTTCAAGGTTAACTGAGCGTATCCTTCCTCGTTAAATACTAAGTTTACTA
It contains:
- a CDS encoding N-acetyltransferase yields the protein MMTTTKVQPLLVNYKTLEEFKRFKEYGNQELTMLEDLESNIVENDSESPFFGIYYGSALVARMSLYRVKAKYDNYFQPPQDYLELWKLEVLPDYRGQGFGKALVEFAKSFNLPIKTNPRINSHDFWEKMGFQKAHYDVERDLSENPLIWMPTGVEERDVNA
- a CDS encoding RsfA family transcriptional regulator gives rise to the protein MDAPRQDAWKEEEDLLLAQTVLKYIQEGKTQLEAFQEVAEKLRRTPAACGFRWNATVRKEYHEEIQQAKQNRKEKRTVFSASSTTEDSPMSIDAAISFLKEMKVKQFEDNGKQKLEYQLKKLDEDNRKLRDQLKQWEQAWNEMDKLVHWVKERHKSPI
- a CDS encoding enoyl-CoA hydratase/isomerase family protein, coding for MELVNLVFNEEGYAQLTLNRTEKLNSVSKQMTEELYKALQKVKETKDIKFLTLTGEGERAFCAGGDLTELHADMNAEEAYRVLHPMKVVLFELATLPVPTIALLNGQARGGGCELATACDFRYGVESASFGFVQANLGITPGWGGGVLLYSRIHPNAAAHWLMEANMYPAKQAYRIGWLHKMVTVNQLKSMDMIQSFLNKTPEQMKWFKKQYTAYLFSQDLSQKMEEEVQQCSHLWESDAHKEAVQKFMDKRKN